In Ischnura elegans chromosome 9, ioIscEleg1.1, whole genome shotgun sequence, the following proteins share a genomic window:
- the LOC124165764 gene encoding zinc finger protein 765-like isoform X2 has translation METGQFCRLCLFSGRGLQDIFDSFIEDGTAVIDLIQDLLHLTVIQLKVFPWMICQSCMYHLQEFHCFKARCMRSKLVADGMFSVSMDGAITAQSLGFKRKEVDGLKCKKVGKNRTGKENTKNSMATKFDSTAKEQFGIGLLGTSFSNPVLSSFLEESEEDRTHTVVEFCRCQECGNEFLSHKELKAHSLWCRGVETFVPDSVDDNFEEEEVVTINSKSSMKQLLFDPNKCCGSCRRVFKTKERLIRHINKHNFKCKSKSIQVSVDFPETIDRENETKLLCSENNPCGIEGKNKSCEVYEEMQDLDCGLMKQHEETSGEREFVRGNEKQRAKGIEVAAWNDDKVKNIMQHHKFVCSYIEENAISKIQDPSLSHDLSEKTIDGNSNVGFLAHGMIQESEYLSNNRSEKKFNRLKTEGVYVNTVSRLFGLQENEANGGLNSPTTVGWSNANHCTKDVQLKRSCNLMEEMLSCSVNAVYICNYCDKPYSTKPDLRNHIVKCHLCLNPQKCHVCHRLFTNDEELEEHIRLHPKNKKFYCTVCEECFASRVDLRKHIVGMHGVKTPFICNLCYNGFTSKNDHGLHHSLVHTDFDKPFKCSNCNRCYTDRNYFNNHVKVCQLKAVLFKCNICGKSQTSATNLANHTLVHSKKKRFACPLCTKLFLLSGHRNSHIRNAHLKIKPFECGICNKRFSVKNHLNRHYIIHSDEKPFNCPKCPKSFKAQDYLKLHLLRIHSLTSSNTHLL, from the exons GTAATCCAGTTGAAAGTGTTCCCATGGATGATTTGCCAGTCATGCATGTATCACCTTCAAGAGTTTCATTGTTTCAAGGCTCGATGCATGAGAAGCAAATTAGTTGCGGATGGCATGTTTTCTGTCAGTATGGATGGAGCAATCACTGCCCAATCCCTGGGTTTCAAAAGGAAAGAG GTAGATGGACTAAAGTgtaaaaaagttggaaaaaatagaACTGGAAAAGAAAACACCAAGAATAGCATGGCGACTAAATTTGACAGCACTGCCAAGGAGCAGTTTGGAATAGGACTCCTTGGGACATCTTTTAGCAATCCTGTTTTGAGTAGTTTTTTGGAAGAGTCAGAGGAAGATAGAACACATACAGTTGTGGAATTCTGCAGGTGTCAAGAGTGCGGAAATGAGTTTTTGAGCCACAAAGAGTTGAAGGCTCACAGCCTGTGGTGTAGGGGAGTGGAGACATTTGTTCCGGATTCTGTGGATGAcaatttcgaagaagaggaagtAGTGACTATAAATTCCAAATCTAGCATGAAACAGCTGTTGTTTGACCCAAATAAATGCTGTGGGAGTTGCAGAAGGGTTTTCAAGACAAAGGAGCGCCTTATACGCCACATAAACAAGCATAATTTTAAGTGCAAATCAAAGAGCATCCAAGTTTCTGTGGATTTTCCAGAGACTATTGACCGTGAGAATGAAACAAAGCTCCTCTGTAGTGAAAATAACCCCTGTGGGATTGAGGGAAAAAATAAGTCCTGTGAAGTATATGAAGAAATGCAAGACCTTGATTGTGGCTTGATGAAGCAGCATGAAGAGACTTCAGGGGAGAGGGAATTTGTAAGGGGCAATGAAAAGCAAAGAGCGAAAGGAATAGAAGTAGCTGCTTGGAATGATGATAAAGTCAAAAATATAATGCAGCACCACAAATTCGTGTGCAGTTATATAGAAGAGAATGCAATCTCTAAAATTCAGGACCCATCTTTAAGCCATGATTTAAGTGAGAAAACTATTGATGGGAATTCAAATGTGGGTTTCCTAGCTCATGGAATGATTCAAGAGAGTGAGTATCTCTCAAACaatagaagtgaaaaaaaattcaatcgttTGAAAACAGAGGGTGTTTACGTAAATACTGTCAGTAGGTTGTTTGGACTCCAAGAAAATGAAGCTAATGGTGGCCTTAATTCTCCAACTACTGTTGGTTGGAGTAATGCAAATCATTGCACAAAAGATGTTCAGTTGAAAAGGTCTTGTAATTTAATGGAGGAAATGCTTTCCTGCTCTGTCAATGCAGTTTACATTTGTAATTATTGTGATAAACCTTACTCTACCAAACCAGATTTGAGAAATCACATAGTTAAATGTCACCTTTGTTTGAATCCTCAGAAATGCCATGTGTGCCACAGATTATTTACAAATGATGAAGAGTTAGAAGAGCACATCCGTTTACATCCCAAAAATAAGAAGTTCTATTGCACAGTTTGTGAGGAATGTTTCGCCTCTAGGGTAGACCTAAGGAAACATATTGTGGGAATGCATGGCGTGAAAACACCATTTATTTGCAACCTCTGCTACAATGGCTTCACTTCAAAGAACGATCATGGCTTGCACCATTCCTTGGTACACACTGACTTTGATAAGCCTTTCAAATGCAGTAACTGCAATAGATGTTACACAGAcaggaattattttaataatcatgTGAAGGTGTGTCAGTTAAAAGCAGTTTTgttcaaatgcaatatttgtggCAAGAGTCAAACCAGTGCAACAAATCTCGCCAACCATACTCTAGTGCATTCAAAGAAGAAGAGATTTGCATGCCCTCTGTgtactaaattatttttactcagTGGTCACAGGAATTCCCACATAAGAAATGCCCATTTAAAAATTAAGCCCTTTGAGTGTGGAATTTGCAACAAAAGGTTTAGTGTGAAGAATCACCTCAATAGACACTACATAATACATTCAGATGAAAAACCATTTAATTGTCCTAAATGCCCAAAGTCATTTAAGGCACAAGATTACCTCAAATTGCATCTCCTTCGTATTCATAGTCTTACTTCATCCAATACACATTTGTTATGA
- the LOC124165764 gene encoding zinc finger protein 765-like isoform X1, with protein sequence METGQFCRLCLFSGRGLQDIFDSFIEDGTAVIDLIQDLLHLTVIQLKVFPWMICQSCMYHLQEFHCFKARCMRSKLVADGMFSVSMDGAITAQSLGFKRKEQVDGLKCKKVGKNRTGKENTKNSMATKFDSTAKEQFGIGLLGTSFSNPVLSSFLEESEEDRTHTVVEFCRCQECGNEFLSHKELKAHSLWCRGVETFVPDSVDDNFEEEEVVTINSKSSMKQLLFDPNKCCGSCRRVFKTKERLIRHINKHNFKCKSKSIQVSVDFPETIDRENETKLLCSENNPCGIEGKNKSCEVYEEMQDLDCGLMKQHEETSGEREFVRGNEKQRAKGIEVAAWNDDKVKNIMQHHKFVCSYIEENAISKIQDPSLSHDLSEKTIDGNSNVGFLAHGMIQESEYLSNNRSEKKFNRLKTEGVYVNTVSRLFGLQENEANGGLNSPTTVGWSNANHCTKDVQLKRSCNLMEEMLSCSVNAVYICNYCDKPYSTKPDLRNHIVKCHLCLNPQKCHVCHRLFTNDEELEEHIRLHPKNKKFYCTVCEECFASRVDLRKHIVGMHGVKTPFICNLCYNGFTSKNDHGLHHSLVHTDFDKPFKCSNCNRCYTDRNYFNNHVKVCQLKAVLFKCNICGKSQTSATNLANHTLVHSKKKRFACPLCTKLFLLSGHRNSHIRNAHLKIKPFECGICNKRFSVKNHLNRHYIIHSDEKPFNCPKCPKSFKAQDYLKLHLLRIHSLTSSNTHLL encoded by the exons GTAATCCAGTTGAAAGTGTTCCCATGGATGATTTGCCAGTCATGCATGTATCACCTTCAAGAGTTTCATTGTTTCAAGGCTCGATGCATGAGAAGCAAATTAGTTGCGGATGGCATGTTTTCTGTCAGTATGGATGGAGCAATCACTGCCCAATCCCTGGGTTTCAAAAGGAAAGAG CAGGTAGATGGACTAAAGTgtaaaaaagttggaaaaaatagaACTGGAAAAGAAAACACCAAGAATAGCATGGCGACTAAATTTGACAGCACTGCCAAGGAGCAGTTTGGAATAGGACTCCTTGGGACATCTTTTAGCAATCCTGTTTTGAGTAGTTTTTTGGAAGAGTCAGAGGAAGATAGAACACATACAGTTGTGGAATTCTGCAGGTGTCAAGAGTGCGGAAATGAGTTTTTGAGCCACAAAGAGTTGAAGGCTCACAGCCTGTGGTGTAGGGGAGTGGAGACATTTGTTCCGGATTCTGTGGATGAcaatttcgaagaagaggaagtAGTGACTATAAATTCCAAATCTAGCATGAAACAGCTGTTGTTTGACCCAAATAAATGCTGTGGGAGTTGCAGAAGGGTTTTCAAGACAAAGGAGCGCCTTATACGCCACATAAACAAGCATAATTTTAAGTGCAAATCAAAGAGCATCCAAGTTTCTGTGGATTTTCCAGAGACTATTGACCGTGAGAATGAAACAAAGCTCCTCTGTAGTGAAAATAACCCCTGTGGGATTGAGGGAAAAAATAAGTCCTGTGAAGTATATGAAGAAATGCAAGACCTTGATTGTGGCTTGATGAAGCAGCATGAAGAGACTTCAGGGGAGAGGGAATTTGTAAGGGGCAATGAAAAGCAAAGAGCGAAAGGAATAGAAGTAGCTGCTTGGAATGATGATAAAGTCAAAAATATAATGCAGCACCACAAATTCGTGTGCAGTTATATAGAAGAGAATGCAATCTCTAAAATTCAGGACCCATCTTTAAGCCATGATTTAAGTGAGAAAACTATTGATGGGAATTCAAATGTGGGTTTCCTAGCTCATGGAATGATTCAAGAGAGTGAGTATCTCTCAAACaatagaagtgaaaaaaaattcaatcgttTGAAAACAGAGGGTGTTTACGTAAATACTGTCAGTAGGTTGTTTGGACTCCAAGAAAATGAAGCTAATGGTGGCCTTAATTCTCCAACTACTGTTGGTTGGAGTAATGCAAATCATTGCACAAAAGATGTTCAGTTGAAAAGGTCTTGTAATTTAATGGAGGAAATGCTTTCCTGCTCTGTCAATGCAGTTTACATTTGTAATTATTGTGATAAACCTTACTCTACCAAACCAGATTTGAGAAATCACATAGTTAAATGTCACCTTTGTTTGAATCCTCAGAAATGCCATGTGTGCCACAGATTATTTACAAATGATGAAGAGTTAGAAGAGCACATCCGTTTACATCCCAAAAATAAGAAGTTCTATTGCACAGTTTGTGAGGAATGTTTCGCCTCTAGGGTAGACCTAAGGAAACATATTGTGGGAATGCATGGCGTGAAAACACCATTTATTTGCAACCTCTGCTACAATGGCTTCACTTCAAAGAACGATCATGGCTTGCACCATTCCTTGGTACACACTGACTTTGATAAGCCTTTCAAATGCAGTAACTGCAATAGATGTTACACAGAcaggaattattttaataatcatgTGAAGGTGTGTCAGTTAAAAGCAGTTTTgttcaaatgcaatatttgtggCAAGAGTCAAACCAGTGCAACAAATCTCGCCAACCATACTCTAGTGCATTCAAAGAAGAAGAGATTTGCATGCCCTCTGTgtactaaattatttttactcagTGGTCACAGGAATTCCCACATAAGAAATGCCCATTTAAAAATTAAGCCCTTTGAGTGTGGAATTTGCAACAAAAGGTTTAGTGTGAAGAATCACCTCAATAGACACTACATAATACATTCAGATGAAAAACCATTTAATTGTCCTAAATGCCCAAAGTCATTTAAGGCACAAGATTACCTCAAATTGCATCTCCTTCGTATTCATAGTCTTACTTCATCCAATACACATTTGTTATGA